The Paenibacillus sp. G2S3 region TTGATTAAAGGGTGAAACAGTTTACGATTCACTGGCCCGATACCTTGAGCATAGATAAAGGTTGGTCTACCCATCCACTGCGCAAGCTTGATAATACCTAAATAGTAAGGAATACTCTTGCTACCTGTTACATCCTGCAGCAAGCTCCCCCCACCGCTGATCAGACCAGCGCTCTCATAAATCGCTTGACGGACTTCAACAAGCTTCATCCGGTGCACGGATTTCACTCCGTATGTGGCGCTGGTCCACTCAGGATCAATGGATAACACGATAGGCTCAATGGATATACCTAATGCTTGAGACTGTTTCTGCAGTGCAATTAGAATAGACTGCAATACCGCCTCATCTCCACTGTTACGGAAACCATAGTAACCAGAGATAACTATCTTTTTAGGAGTGGCGACCATCGTTTCCAACACCCTTCTGCAATCTGCCATACGATTACGGCAATTACACCAATGATCAATCCAAGTCCAAGACCGAGCAATCCACGAACCAGCGAGATTAGAACAGGTGAATGAATATGTGCAAAGGTATCCACCATGGAGAGCTGACCAATTACGGCAATGATCATGATAAACGCTGCATTCCGATATCTAAAGGCCAGGAATGCACCAAGAATTAATAACGGATGTGCGAGCAAAAACTCTTTATTACGCGGCCGGACACCAACCGTATTCTCTAGGAATGTACGGAAGGCCATTTCCAGAGGTGTTACGTTACCGCTATTTCCAGTACGGCTTAAATAATACATACCTACGACCCCAAGAACCATAGCGGCAAGAACCATAGCTAATGTGATTGGTGTACGCAGCAGCTTACCTGTCTTGTTAAAGACAAACTCTCCACGATAGAGGAGTACATAAAGCGCTACAAGGCCGATAGGCGCCATATGGAGTAGACTGACACCACGGAACTGGTCCAGCACTAGACTGTAGGTTATGTTGTTGAGCAGTGCGATTACGAATGGCACAGCGCTCAAAGAAATTAATGAAGTCTTCAAATAAAGCACCAGACTATGCGTGAACCGACGTTTCGGGCTCATAGCCTTATAGGTAAGGGAATTGCTCCGTAGAGGAGGTCCCATTTCATTGACCTTACGAATGGCAAGTACAACCGCAAGGGTCGGTGCACTTATCGCAGCCGCAAGCGCCAGCGCCTGCTCAAACAGCTCTGGTTTCAAGACCAACAGGCCTGCACTTCCCAGTAATCCTAGCACCCATGCAGGGATCGTAAGCCATGGAATAAAGTAAGAAATTAGCAGCGCTACTAAAGAAACTGCACCAACTACCGCTACTAGCTTGAAATAACGCTGATAAGACGAATCTACAACCTCAAATGCCGTAGCTTGTCCTAACTTAAACCCATTGTCTTTGATCTGCTCAACGGCACCGCCAGGATCACTCAGACTCGTGATAAGGTTGTCCAGCGTATCTGTAATCTGTGCCTTCGCTGTATTCCGTGAAGGAATCGTATTTAAATAAATCATGCGAATGTTGCGATCCTTTGTCGCCAAAGCGAAACGATCCGAAATCACTTTTGGATCTAGGGCAGAATCTCCTTCGCTAAGGGAATATAACCGTGTTACGTTATAGTCCAGCAAATAGGCGAGCTTGTTAAAGCCTTTCTGCTGTTTCTTAATATTTTCAATCGCTGCAATTCCGATTCCACGTTCCTTAAGGAGATTAGCAAAGTCAGTGATACTAGCCGTATCGGCATCATCATTAAACCCTTTAACGGACTCTCCCTCGAATAGGATTCGTTTTACACCCAATTCTTCATACCGATCTAACAGCTTCTTAACTGTCGCTTTATTATAAGTCAAAGAATCCACAAGACGCGGTACAATGGTAAATCCTTTGTCATGCAGCATCTCCAGTGTAAATGGATCTGGCTGAAGTGGCTTCAATGTAGCATCTTCTATTGGAGTCTCAATAATAAGACCTTGTTGTCCACGGAAACTCCATTCCTTTGAAGTGATCCCAAGATTACCGAATGCCTCTTTAATAACAGGCGCTAAGGCCTCGTAGTAATCAGGATTAGTAAAAAGAACATAAGTATAGTTCTCATTCTCCGGAATGATAGTATTCGTAAAATTAGCTATATCAGCCGCACCCCACATCATAAGGCGACGCGCCTTACGATAATCTTCCAGCGTGCTTTCATAAATCGCCATGCTCTGAACACCAGCATCTTTTAAGCGGTCTAACTGTTCGGAAATATAATTCTGCGGGTTTGCGCGATAGCTAGCGACTTCAACTAGATCACGATAATCAAATACAAATTCCACTGTCTTAGAAGACTTCTCCGTCTGTAGACGGTCATAGACAACAGGCAGGGCAGCTAAAACGCCAACCACAACTATGATCCACAGCCACTTTCGGGAAGAAATATTCCAACGTTGCCATTTTTGCTGCACCAAAAGTACCTCCTCTTTCACTTTAAAACTCTTTTTTACAAAAGTAGAAACGGATCGTCATCCTTTAGAGACGGTACCCGTTTCTACGTTAAAAATATAATTCCAAAATATAGAATGCGATCTATATTCTTATTTTATTGTTCCCCGTCAACGCGGGCCATAACCTGCTTGGATAGTGTAGCTACCTTGTCCTTAGCATTCTGCAAGGATTCACCCACAACCGCAAAATAAACTTTAATCTTTGGTTCAGTACCGGAAGGACGCAGGCAGAACCATGATCCGTCAGCCAGCAAATATTTCAATACATTTTCCTTCGGCAGACCATTCAAGCCTAGCGAATAATCCAGCACCTCTGTAACGGCAGATCCCGCAATTTCTTGTGGTGCATTCGTGCGCCAATCATTCATGATGCCTTGAATTTGCGCAACGCCATCCTTGCCCTTCAATGTACGGGACTCCAGGCTTTCCAAGAAGTATCCGAACTGCTCATACAATTCCTGAAGAACATCATATAATGTTTTGCCTTGAGCTTTGTAATAAGCACCTGCTTCGGCGATCAACATAGCCGCAAGAACGGCGTCCTTATCACGGGCATAGTTACCTGCAAGATAACCATAGCTTTCTTCATAACCGAAAAGATATGTGTAATCTCCGGATTGTTCGAATTGAGTCATTTTTTCCCCAATATATTTGAAGCCCGTTAGCGTATTAAATACAGTTGCACCATAATGAGAGGCTACAGCAGCCCCCATCTCGCTTGTCACGATAGTCTTCACAACTGCACCATTGCTTGGCAACTTACCTTGTTCCTGTAAACGGCTCAAGTAGTAATGAATCATCAAAGCTCCGGATTGATTGCCCGATAAAACAACAAATTTACCTTCATTGTCACGAACCACTGCACCCATACGGTCTGCATCAGGATCTGTGCCAATCAAGAGGTCTGCATTCAACTCTTCGCCCAGCTTCATAGCCAGTGTAAAGGCTTCGCGCTCCTCTGGGTTTGGCGATTTTACAGTAGAAAATTCGGAATCTGGTTGCTCTTGCTCAGGTACAACATGCACCTGTGTGAACCCAATTTTTTCAAGCACGCGACGAACCGGCAGGTTACCTGTACCATGTAGCGGGGTGTATACGATTTTGAAGTCTTTTCCAAGCGTGGAGGCAATCTCTTCACTTGCAAGACTAACCGCAGCAACAGTATCAGTAAACGCTTCGTCATCCTTCTCACCGAGCCAGTGCAGCAGACCTTGACGCTCCGCTTCTTCTTGGGAAATCCGTTTCACACCATCAAAAGTGTCAACCCCTAATATGTAAGAAATGACCTTTTCGGCTTCGTCAGGGACAAGCTGTCCACCTTCAGAATTATAAACTTTATAACCATTATATTCAGGCGGATTATGGCTTGCAGTAATAACAATACCACCCGTTGCCTTCAAATGCCGTACACTGAAGGACAGTTGTGGGGTTGAACGCAGAGAAGTGAATAAATGAGCCTCAATGCCATTAGCAGCCAATACAAGAGCAGCCTCAAGTGTGAATTCAGGCGAGAAACGACGGGAGTCATGAGCGATAACAACAGAAGGTCTTCCCTCTCCAGTATGCTTTTCCAGAATATATTTAGCGAAACCTTGTGTAGCCCTACCTACCGTATAACGATTGATACGATTACTACCTGCGCCAATCACACCACGTAGACCACCTGTACCGAATTCTAGATCTCTATAAAATCGTTCCTCGAGCTCCTGTGGCTCGTTCTCCAGAGCGCGCAGCTCAGCCTTCGTAGACTCATCAACGGAGGCGTTCTCCAGCCAGCGTGATAAGGTTTCTGCCGCTTTTGGGCTTAATTGAGTCATTAAGAATCTCTCCTTCTCCATGTATAATATATAATTTTGAAAATTAATATTAGCTCAGCGCAAACATAATTTCCCCGGAGGCAACAACTTTCCCCTCAACCGACGCAGTAGCTTGTCCTTTTCCAATACTGCCCTTAAGACGAGTAATCTCCACTTCAAGAGTGAGCGTATCTCCCGGTACGACTTGACCACGGAAACGGAATCCATCGAGCCCAGCTAAAAAGCCAATTCGACCGCGATTCGCTTCTACCCCCAGAATAGCAACCGCACCTACTTGTGCAAGAGCTTCTGTAATCAGTACGCCCGGCATTACCGGATAACCTGGAAAATGGCCTGCGAAGAAAGGTTCATTGATCGTTACATTTTTGACGCCTACAGCTCTTTTACCCATTTCGATCTCGGTGATTTTGTCCACCAGCAGAAATGGAGGCCGATGGGGAATAATTTCTTGAATTTGGTTGATATCCAGCATTATAACAAAACTCCTTTCGGATGTTACTTCATTTATTCTTCGCCGAACTGCATAAATTTAGGCAACTTCGGTAAAAACTATATTTATCCTTCACCACCTGCAGAAGTGGAGGTTGAGATAAGGGGCTTTCTCCACCCGATGCGATAGCATGGCGGAGAGGGCCCTTTTTGCTGCCCGAGGCCCCCCACCATTATACATTTATCCGTATAAAAAAGAAAACTCCCTTATCCAAGAAGGGAGTCATTATCATCTTAAATTATGGAGCAAAAACCAAATCATATACATGTCTCCATGTGCTCCATTGTAGAACATCGCTAAACTCTTTTTTGCCAAGGACAACGTAACCGACGACCAGCCCGCCTCCAAGTGCAGCTACTAGAAGCAAAGGAATAAGAATCCACTGGATGAGTGTCCATTTTGAAACTCCGTCCCGCTTCTTCTCTTTCTTGTCTTCTTTCTTGTCTTCTGGTTTGTCTTCCGACTTCACCTTTTTCTGACGTTCCATTCCTTCACCTCTACCCGCGCATGTTATTGGCCAGACCTAGCATCTGATCACTGGAAGAAAGCGCCCGAGCTGCGAGTTGATACGTACGTTGAATCTGCATCATTTCTGTCATTTCTGTGGTCATATCGACATTTGACTGCTCCAGCCACCCTGAGCGTACTCCAATTCCAGAAGCCTCACCTGCCGCTCTTTGTACAAAAGCCTGCCGTGCTGTAACGCCATCGGAAAGCATATAGAAATTCCCGTCCACTGCTTTTAAAGCATTCTGTGTCTTAGGTTCTACAATCATTATAGTACCCGCTACCCGAACAGGTCCATTCTCTGTCTGTTTCGTTAATACACGACCAGATTCGTCGATAGCTGCGTTCACGCCCACAGGGACTGTTAAAGGATTACCTGCTGTATTCAGCACCGGATTCCCCGTATTATCTACAAGGACCATCTTCGTTACATCGGTAGTGTCCGGCGTAAAGTGAAAGTCACCTTGTCTAGTATAAGCTGTAGTTCCATTGACCTGAACACCAAACAGGCCATTCCCCTGAAGCGCCAAATCGGTTGGATTACCCGTTTCTTTAAGGGGGCCTTCTTCCCAATTGGTCGTAATCGAAGGCACATAAGTCCCAAAACCGATATTAAAGCCTAGAGGTGTAGCGCGGCCCGGCTGATCATAGTCATCCGATTGCTGCTGTACACGGGTCAGCACATCCTCAAAGGAGCCTTGCTTGCTCTTATAACCATTTGTATCCATATTAGCTAGATTATCCGCTATAATATCAAGCCGCTGCTGAAGGCTGGACATGGAGACTGCTGCACTAATCGTTGAGTTGTTCATAGATCAAACCTCCTATAAGCTTTACCTGTAAAAATTTCATAAGCAGCGCTTATACCCTGCCGACTTCAGTTACAGCCTTCTGCAAGCTGCTATCATAGTATTGGACGATCTTTTGGTTCGCTTCATACGCCCGGTATGCGGCATTCAAATCTACAGTTACCTGAGTAGGGTCAACATTGGAGCCCTCCAAGTATCCTTGACGCACCTGCAAGATATCAGTTGCATTGGAGTAACGAATGCCCGCCGCCGCTACATCATCAGCGTGAAACACACCTTTACCGTCACGCACAAGCTCCTGCGGCTTTGTAACTACACTCACACCAATCTTGGTCCCTGTCGGAAGTCCTGTTTCTGGATTTAGTACATTCCCCTGCCCGTCCACTTTAAGGGTGTCCTGATTTCCTGTCAAGACAAGAGGCTTACCAGTGGAATCAAGAACCTTAAAGCCTCCACTGCTCAACACTTCTCCCGTAGCCGCATTTACTGTGAAGCTTCCATTTCGGGTAAATAAGTTGTTGCCCTCCGCATCCTGAACGGTAAAGAAAGCTTGTGGACGGTAAGTAACCTCACCATCAGCACTCACATATTTCCCCGAACCATCAAAAGCTATATTCTGACCCGTCACAAGGTCGGCGACTTGCAAATCTGTAGATAAAGCAAAATCCATAGACTTGCCGCTCTCCCTTAAATCACCCTGCAAATATTGGGATATCGACTCTTCTGCAAAAACCCCTGTGTTAAGGCGCCCCACCGGCGTGGTATTGCCATTGCTCATAGCCGAGATCAAGACATCTGGAAAAGCATGATTCACACTATCAACCTGCTTATATCCCGTTGTATTTAAGTTAGCGATGTTCTGTGTTGCCGTATCGTGTCTACGTTGCTGCGCAACCATACCTGCAGCGGCCGTATATAATCCTCTTATCATGAAGGTAGTCTCCTTCCGAATCTAATGCTACCTTTTATATCGGCTGCTTAGAACTTTTTCTTAACGACCTTGTCCAAATTGTCCAGCATAATTCCTGTTCCTTTTACCACACAGTGCATAGGGTCTTCCGCTACCCAGACAGGTACATGTAATTCTTCTGAGAGCAGCTCGTCCAATCCATTAAGCAAAGCACCTCCACCAGTGAGAACAACACCCCTGTCAATAATGTCCGCAGACAATTCTGGTGGTGTACGCTCCAGCACCGATTTAGCCGCAGCCACAATGGAAGAAACCGGATCCCATAATGCTTCCTTTACCTCGCCAGCTGTAATAGTGAGCGTCTGGGGAAGTCCGCTTACCATGTCCCGGCCACGAATATCCATTTCGGACTTCATCAAACCAGGTCGAACCGTACCAATAGTAACCTTAATATCCTCTGCTGTCCGTTCACCGATCAACAATTTATATTTTTGTTTAATATATCTTAAAATGGCCTCATCGAACTTGTCTCCCGCGACTTTAATCGAAGAAGCGGTAACGACGTCGCCCATAGAAAGTACGGCTACATCCGTCGTTCCGCCACCGATATCGACGACCATGTTCCCACTTGGCTGATAAATGTCCATTCCCGCTCCAATCGCAGCGGCCTTTGGCTCTTCTTCCATAAATACTTCCTTAGCCCCGCTACGTTCTGCCGCTTCCCGAATGGACTTCTGTTCCACAGATGTAATATTTGTAGGGGCGCATATCAGAATGCGAGGCCGTGAGTACCACGTACGACCGCCAACACGATCGATAAAATACTTCAGCATCATTTCTGTGATTTCAAAATCTGCAATAACACCATCCCGTAAAGGACGGATAGTTGTTATATTTCCAGGTGTACGTCCAACCATGCGACGTGCCTGTTCTCCCACCGCAAGGACTCTCTTCGTATCACTTTCAAGTGTGACCACGGAAGGTTCATCCAGAACGACTCCCCTTCCCTTAACATGTATGAGCACATTGGCCGTGCCGAGGTCGATTCCGATATCCTTGCTAAACATAATGAAAGAGCCCCCAAAGTGTTATTTTAATTGAAAAAACAGCAGTTAGTACTAAATTTAAAAATAACATACTTTAGGGGAAGTACACAATGTTTTAAAGCTGAATATTTCCTTAAATTTCCGAAAATCTCATGGCTTTGATGCTACAGCAACCTCACGTTTTTTCCCCGTCGTTTTTTTATATTTAATTTTTGTGGCTTCTCCCCCCCGAAGATGTCGGATGGATTTGTGATATTCAAGAATGTGCTTCACCTGATCGGCCAGATCAGGGTTGATCTCTGGCAGACGCTCCGTCAAGTCTTTGTGCACCGTGCTCTTTGAAACGCCAAATTCCTTGGCTATGGTCCGGACCGTATGCCTGGTTTCCACGATGCAGCGTCCGATTTTGATCGTACGTTCCTTGATGTAATCGTGCACGCTCCCGCCTCCCAACTGTGGATAGTTTGGTACATTATATGAGGGGCGGGCTTATATATTCGCGCTTTCAAGACATGACAAGCCTGGAAGGGCTCATTTTATTTAATGGACAACCCAAGAAGCCTTGTTATTAGCAAGACGGAACGTCGTTGGTTCATCAAAGACAATAACCGTTTTTCATAGAAAAATAAGGCTCTTTATAAGCATGCTGCTTACGAAGAGCCTTTTTCACAAAAAAAAACAGGAGGCATTAGCCCCCTGCAGTAGATATTCTTATCGCCCTGGCAGTAACTCTGATGGATTAACTACTTTGCCATCCTTATACACTTCAAAGTGTACATGATTGCCAAGGTCCTTCTCGATTTCACTGCGACCTGCGATTGCAAGCGTATCTCCTTGCTTCACAACATCGCCTTTTTTAACTTTCGCGTCGCCAAGACTTTGGTACACGGTCTTCATGTTACCTTGATGGGTAATCTCAATGACCTTACCTAACACTGCAACATCTTCCACTCTAGTGACTTCACCGCTAAGCGCTGCTTTGACGTCGAACGTATTGTTATCTTCACGGGCAAGGTCGATACCGACATTAGGAATAAATTTGTCGTTATACTGCACCATTGCGGCAACGTGATTGTCTTCTGTACCATTCTCGTCATAATACGGTTTGACCACTTCTACTTCACCTGGATTAGCTACTGGCCAAACCAAGCTTTCCGCTGAAGCAAGAACTTCAAGGGCATCTGGATTACTGTTTGCAGTACCAGCTTCGTTAGTCGAAGCTCCTACTTGCTGTGATGTGGCGGCGGTGTCCAGCGGTTTTTGGCCGGCATCCTGATAGACCCACACCAAAGTTAGTATAATTGCCGCTGCCGCCGTGTAGACTGCTGGGAACACCCAACGTTTAGATAACATCTTGCTCCATGAAGAAGGTTTAGCACCTGAATCTCCCTGCGATTTTTTGAGAGATTCATCATGGTTTGTTTTGTTTTTGTCTTGTTCATTCATATGGCTATCACCTCAGTAACCAGTGTTACCGGGCTTCTATCTTTTATACGTATCTTTCAAGTTATTTTTTCAGAAGAGTTGAGATTTGCGTAAAAGAGATACCACTGTAATAGTGTTTGAGAATTTGAGTAGCCGTTCCGCCTTCCTTCGCCATCCCATTCGCCCCCCACTGACTCATTCCAACACCATGCCCATTTCCGAAGGTAGTTATATAGATTTTATTCCCTTTTCGCCCCCAACTGAATTGGCTGGAACGTAACCCTAGCTTCTCTCGCACTTCTCTTCCAGTAAAAATAGTACCTCCAATAGAGATTTCCTTAACCCGATGTCCAGTGGTGAGAGACAACACTTCTACCGGCAATTCAGAGGAAGTAGATATGTTCTTTGTCATGCCTGATTGGGTCGTATCTTTTGAAGCAGGGATTACTCTGTCGTTTAGCCCAAGTCTAGTAAGTATTTCCGAGATGGTGAATGTAGAGGTCACCGCATAGTTTGGGGTAATCTCTTTCTCCCAAGGACTAGTTACACTGCGCAGATAGGGAATCGCTGCATTCCAGTATTCTTCCGAGTTCTCAGTATATCCTCCACTGGAGGCGAAAAAGGAGGCCGTAATCGGCTGCCCTTTATAGGTCATAATGACACCGCGCGTCTCAAGGACCGCGCGCTGAAGCTTTGCGAGGTCGGCGCTTCTTCCGCCGAGCTTCCATTTCCGTTCCAGCGTGTCCTTAGATACGTAAGCCTGATGGCTTACCGTATCTGTTACATCCGCCCCCGGAACGGGGACGCCGCTTCTGTCGCCAGCCAGCAGGCGGCGCAGGATAAAGGTGCGGGCCGCTACGGCCTGCGCTTTGAGCGCTTCAAGCTCAAAGCTGGCCGGCATCTCGGCCGCAAGCACGCCGCTGACGTATTCCTCCAGCGGCAACGTCTCTATTTGTCCGCTACGCGACAAATAGACGGAGACCTTCGGCTGCGGCGCTTCCTGCGCAGCCGCCTCCGGCCCCGCCGGTGCGGCCGGTGAGGCCGTGACCGCCGGCAAGGCCGGAGGCACCGGTTGTCCCCGGTGCAGCGGGACAACCGCCAGTGGAATCAGCAGCGCCGCCAGGATAGGCGCTGCGATCCAGGCGACGGGGCCGAGTCGCCTGAGCCGGGGAGCAAGGGAACGCGAGTGCCAGCGCGTTGACTTGTTACGTCGCAAGTAGCGGAAATCTTTCATCTCTATGGCTCCTTCCGTAAGTCACTGTTGATTCTTATAGATATGAATTTACAGCAACTACTAGAACAATATTTGAGAGAAAGAGAGTGGCTTTCTCGTATCTATCACTATGCTCCGCGTTAAAGAATTACAAACGAAAAAAATCCCCATTAGTTGAGGATTCAAATTTCTTTCTTATCATAAAAAAAGAACAAGCCGCATCACTGCAGCCTGTTCTCACCTAATGACTAATATTATACCCAAGTTGCTTGAACCTGAAAGCGAGGCTTAACCTCTTCGCTTTTATGAGATTCACTCTTGGCTACTTCTGGTTTAAGAGTTTCATCCTTCACCGTTTGTGCGGCTGTGTCTTCCATAGAAATGCGCCAAATTTCCGCACCTAGTCCGGACAGCTTCTCAGCCAAATGTACATATCCGCGATCGATATGATGAGTTCCGCTTACCTCAGTAGTGCCTTCAGCAACAAGACCTGCCAAAATAAGCGCAGCTCCCGCACGTAGATCCGTAGCACAAACCTTGGCTCCGACCAATTGCGCATTACCTGTAACGATGGCTGAGCGTCCTTCGATCTTAATCTCAGCATTCATGTTGTGGAATTCATCCACATGCATGAATCGGTTCTCGAATACAGTTTCCGTAACGACACTAGTTCCTTCAGAGCGCAGCAATAATGCCATCATTTGTGACTGCATATCCGTTGGAAAGCCTGGATACGGCAAAGTCTTCAAATCAACAGCTTTAAGAGGTTTGTCACTGATTACACGAATCCCGTTCTCATCAGGAATAATGGTCACGCCCATCTCTTCCATCTTTGCAATAACAGGACCCAAGTGATCAGCGATTGCGCCTTCCACATAAACATCGCCACCTGTAATTGCTGCGGCAGCCATATAGGTGCCTGCTTCGATACGGTCAGGTATTACATGATGTTTAACGCCATGCAGACGTTCAACGCCTTCAATACGGATAACACCTGTTCCCGCACCGCGCACGATTCCACCCATACCGTTCAAATAATTGGCCAGGTCGACAATTTCAGGCTCCTTAGCCGCATTCTCAATCACGGTCACGCCTTCGGCGAGTGCCGCTGCCATCATTATATTTTCGGTCGCACCCACGCTAGCTACATCCAAATACACTTTGGCTCCGCGCAGGCGACCGTTACTTTTCGCTTCAATGTAGCCCTGGCCGAGACTAATCTCCGCACCAAGCGCTTCAAATCCTTTCAAATGCTGATCAATCGGTCGTGTGCCAATGGCGCAGCCGCCAGGCAAAGAAATTCTTGTGTGGCCAAGCCGAGATAACAGGGGGCCCATGACTAAAAAAGATGCCCGCATTTTTCGAACCCATTCATAAGGTGCTTCGCAGGAAGTGATGTTTGTAGCATCCACCTGGATAATATCGTTTTGATATGTAACACCTGCACCCAAAGATTCCAACATTTTTGAGATCGTCATTACATCATCAAGCGGAGGTGCGTCCACAATGACGCTTACTCCTTCTTCTGCCAATAGAGAGGCGGCTATGATCGGTAATACGGAATTTTTTGCGCCGCTAACTTTCACGCTCCCGGTCAATCTGTTGCCACCGCGGACGATAAATTTGCTCATTTTCGGTTTCCCTCCGCGTCCATTATTTCTTAAATTATTTTTTAGATTAAAAGTAATTGCAAAAAAATTCGCATACTCCATCAATACGCCCATTCAGCCGGGCATGTTCCTTAAAGTTCAGTGTTGACATAATAAAACCTTATTATTCGACACTTTTTGACCACTGCGACCTATGACACTTATAACCAAACTACATATTCCTAAAACATATAGCGGATCATCCCACTCCAGCTAAGGTAATCCAGAAAGAATCCTGCAACAAAATGACCAAGTACAATGGCTAGAAGTAAGTGCAGTAGCCTTCCTTGAGGACTCTTGGGATATCTTATGACCAAATCCAGCTTAAGGTTCTGCAATGCCCACCAAGATAATACAACACTGAGCAAAGAAACAATCATTGAGATCATGCTGCTGGTTCCAGCTGCACTAGACCAGCCATTGGACAAAATATCCTCCATGCTAACCCTCCGTGTTCGTATTACTCGGAAATCGACTCTTATATCATACTTGTGCAGGGCAAAAGAATCCAGTACTTTTACAAATTTTTAAACAATTCAACGCCAATATCCAAAAAAATGAAGAAATCTTAACCTTTAATACATAGATTACTATAACAAGCTTAAACGCCTTCAGCGGCGTTCTTATAAGGACGGCAAGTGTTTATGCGAGAAATATAAGACAGAAAGTATTGTGTAAAACTTATACTCTCTTATATTTAAAAAAAAGCAGTCAAGCTTAGAGCTTGACCGCTAATATGCTACTGTTGTCCTTTACCAGTGGACACTTTAATCCGTGTAACAGCGCGTTGCAGCGCCAACTCCGCACGGCGGTGATCGATATCATCTTGTTTGCTACGAGTCTGGAGACGGCGCTGAGCCCGTTCTCTAGCAGCTTCGGCGCGCTCAACATCAATATCTGTTGGCAGCTCGGCACTTTCTGCCAGCACTGTTACTTTGTCCTTATGCACTTCAACGAACCCGCCATGAACGGCGATGGAGATCGTAACACCGTCCGATTTGACGGATAACGGAGCAACCTGAAGTGGAGTCACAAGCGGAATGTGTCCAGGCAAAATACCCAACTCGCCTTCGACTCCCCGTACTGTCAAGCTATTCACTTGTTTAGAATAGACGAGATGCTCCGGCGTGACAATTTCCAACAAAAAGGTATTCACTTCCATTCCTCCTTAAAGCTTTACATAGTAAAGCTCACATCGAAAACATCCTTAGCTCAGTGTTACATCGATTTCGCTTTTTCAACCGCTTCTTCGATTGTACCTACAAAAAGGAACGCTGCTTCTGGAAGATCATCATGCTTACCATCCAGGATCTCCTTAAAGCTACGTACAGTTTCTTTGATTGGCACGTATTTACCCTTGAAGCCGG contains the following coding sequences:
- a CDS encoding DUF5693 family protein: MQQKWQRWNISSRKWLWIIVVVGVLAALPVVYDRLQTEKSSKTVEFVFDYRDLVEVASYRANPQNYISEQLDRLKDAGVQSMAIYESTLEDYRKARRLMMWGAADIANFTNTIIPENENYTYVLFTNPDYYEALAPVIKEAFGNLGITSKEWSFRGQQGLIIETPIEDATLKPLQPDPFTLEMLHDKGFTIVPRLVDSLTYNKATVKKLLDRYEELGVKRILFEGESVKGFNDDADTASITDFANLLKERGIGIAAIENIKKQQKGFNKLAYLLDYNVTRLYSLSEGDSALDPKVISDRFALATKDRNIRMIYLNTIPSRNTAKAQITDTLDNLITSLSDPGGAVEQIKDNGFKLGQATAFEVVDSSYQRYFKLVAVVGAVSLVALLISYFIPWLTIPAWVLGLLGSAGLLVLKPELFEQALALAAAISAPTLAVVLAIRKVNEMGPPLRSNSLTYKAMSPKRRFTHSLVLYLKTSLISLSAVPFVIALLNNITYSLVLDQFRGVSLLHMAPIGLVALYVLLYRGEFVFNKTGKLLRTPITLAMVLAAMVLGVVGMYYLSRTGNSGNVTPLEMAFRTFLENTVGVRPRNKEFLLAHPLLILGAFLAFRYRNAAFIMIIAVIGQLSMVDTFAHIHSPVLISLVRGLLGLGLGLIIGVIAVIVWQIAEGCWKRWSPLLKR
- a CDS encoding phospho-sugar mutase, with protein sequence MTQLSPKAAETLSRWLENASVDESTKAELRALENEPQELEERFYRDLEFGTGGLRGVIGAGSNRINRYTVGRATQGFAKYILEKHTGEGRPSVVIAHDSRRFSPEFTLEAALVLAANGIEAHLFTSLRSTPQLSFSVRHLKATGGIVITASHNPPEYNGYKVYNSEGGQLVPDEAEKVISYILGVDTFDGVKRISQEEAERQGLLHWLGEKDDEAFTDTVAAVSLASEEIASTLGKDFKIVYTPLHGTGNLPVRRVLEKIGFTQVHVVPEQEQPDSEFSTVKSPNPEEREAFTLAMKLGEELNADLLIGTDPDADRMGAVVRDNEGKFVVLSGNQSGALMIHYYLSRLQEQGKLPSNGAVVKTIVTSEMGAAVASHYGATVFNTLTGFKYIGEKMTQFEQSGDYTYLFGYEESYGYLAGNYARDKDAVLAAMLIAEAGAYYKAQGKTLYDVLQELYEQFGYFLESLESRTLKGKDGVAQIQGIMNDWRTNAPQEIAGSAVTEVLDYSLGLNGLPKENVLKYLLADGSWFCLRPSGTEPKIKVYFAVVGESLQNAKDKVATLSKQVMARVDGEQ
- the fabZ gene encoding 3-hydroxyacyl-ACP dehydratase FabZ — protein: MLDINQIQEIIPHRPPFLLVDKITEIEMGKRAVGVKNVTINEPFFAGHFPGYPVMPGVLITEALAQVGAVAILGVEANRGRIGFLAGLDGFRFRGQVVPGDTLTLEVEITRLKGSIGKGQATASVEGKVVASGEIMFALS
- a CDS encoding DNA-directed RNA polymerase subunit beta; amino-acid sequence: MERQKKVKSEDKPEDKKEDKKEKKRDGVSKWTLIQWILIPLLLVAALGGGLVVGYVVLGKKEFSDVLQWSTWRHVYDLVFAP
- a CDS encoding flagellar hook-basal body protein, which codes for MNNSTISAAVSMSSLQQRLDIIADNLANMDTNGYKSKQGSFEDVLTRVQQQSDDYDQPGRATPLGFNIGFGTYVPSITTNWEEGPLKETGNPTDLALQGNGLFGVQVNGTTAYTRQGDFHFTPDTTDVTKMVLVDNTGNPVLNTAGNPLTVPVGVNAAIDESGRVLTKQTENGPVRVAGTIMIVEPKTQNALKAVDGNFYMLSDGVTARQAFVQRAAGEASGIGVRSGWLEQSNVDMTTEMTEMMQIQRTYQLAARALSSSDQMLGLANNMRG
- a CDS encoding flagellar hook-basal body protein, with protein sequence MIRGLYTAAAGMVAQQRRHDTATQNIANLNTTGYKQVDSVNHAFPDVLISAMSNGNTTPVGRLNTGVFAEESISQYLQGDLRESGKSMDFALSTDLQVADLVTGQNIAFDGSGKYVSADGEVTYRPQAFFTVQDAEGNNLFTRNGSFTVNAATGEVLSSGGFKVLDSTGKPLVLTGNQDTLKVDGQGNVLNPETGLPTGTKIGVSVVTKPQELVRDGKGVFHADDVAAAGIRYSNATDILQVRQGYLEGSNVDPTQVTVDLNAAYRAYEANQKIVQYYDSSLQKAVTEVGRV